The sequence ACTTCTGAAGGCGATCTGCTCATCCGTTCCCGCAATCTCGATAACGAAACGCACCTCGCGCTGCTCGCTCACCTGGAGCAGAAAACCGGCGGCACCATTGAAGAAAAACAGTTCACAACCATCGGACCCACCGTGGGAGAGACACTGAAGCGCCGGTCGGTCTATGCCCTCGTCATTGCTTCCATTGGCATCGTGCTTTACATCGCCTTCGCGTTCCACCGCATCCCGCGCAAGCTCTCTCCCTGGCGTTTCGGCATCTTTGCGCTGGTGGCGATGATCCACGATATCCTCATCACCACCGGAATCTTCGTCGTCTTGAGCCGCCTCACGAACTTCGAGTTCGACACGCTGTTCATCACCGCGCTCCTCACGATTCTGGGCTACTCGGTGAACGACACCATCATCATCTTCGACCGCATCCGCGAGAATGTGGCCTTCGCCGACAAGCATGAGGATTTCGCCATCACAGCGGAACGCAGTCTGAAAGAGACGATCGTGCGCACGCTCAACACCTCGTTCACGACGCTCATCATGCTCCTCTGTCTGTATTTCCTGGGGTCCGAGAGCATCCGCTGGTTCATTCTCGCGCTCATCATCGGTATCGTACTTGGCAACTACTCCTCGTACTTCATCGCCACTCCG is a genomic window of Candidatus Peribacter riflensis containing:
- a CDS encoding protein-export membrane protein, SecD/SecF family, producing MSLIKLSKGLLVVSAIAIIASLVLLVVPGPMLSMEFTGGTLMNITLPAGKTKADLQDAVGSFRDTNGESLGAFALSMTSEGDLLIRSRNLDNETHLALLAHLEQKTGGTIEEKQFTTIGPTVGETLKRRSVYALVIASIGIVLYIAFAFHRIPRKLSPWRFGIFALVAMIHDILITTGIFVVLSRLTNFEFDTLFITALLTILGYSVNDTIIIFDRIRENVAFADKHEDFAITAERSLKETIVRTLNTSFTTLIMLLCLYFLGSESIRWFILALIIGIVLGNYSSYFIATPLLVFLRKKE